One window from the genome of Phoenix dactylifera cultivar Barhee BC4 unplaced genomic scaffold, palm_55x_up_171113_PBpolish2nd_filt_p 002670F, whole genome shotgun sequence encodes:
- the LOC120109750 gene encoding UBP1-associated proteins 1C-like, with amino-acid sequence MKRKSVAVTGGSELPRPSNKEWSCALCQVSATSKQGLDEHLEGKKHKANLEALVEGKKPKATEAPLGANKFRRTKKAVGSTSVTKVTGKSLPTEGASTNGPVKNQREDKKQQTVQKKNYRCDLCKVKCNSEVMLACHLRGKKHIAQLEESKKDGKPRMPASAGKKVKVNQTAKREEVEEEDKKAEAQ; translated from the coding sequence ATGAAGAGGAAATCAGTGGCTGTTACAGGAGGAAGTGAACTTCCTAGGCCATCCAATAAGGAATGGAGTTGTGCTCTCTGTCAGGTGAGTGCCACCAGCAAGCAGGGCCTGGATGAACACCTCGAAGGCAAAAAACACAAAGCCAATCTAGAAGCACTAGTTGAAGGCAAGAAACCCAAAGCCACAGAAGCACCACTTGGTGCTAACAAATTCAGAAGAACCAAGAAAGCTGTAGGCTCGACATCTGTGACAAAGGTAACCGGCAAGTCATTGCCAACAGAGGGTGCATCAACCAATGGGCCTGTGAAGAATCAAAGAGAAGACAAGAAGCAACAGACGGTTCAGAAGAAGAACTACCGCTGCGACCTATGCAAGGTGAAATGCAACAGTGAGGTCATGTTGGCCTGTCACCTACGTGGGAAGAAGCATATCGCCCAGCTTGAGGAGTCGAAAAAGGACGGCAAACCCAGGATGCCGGCCAGTGCTGGAAAGAAGGTAAAAGTAAATCAAACAGCAAAGAGAGAGGAGGTAGAGGAAGAAGATAAGAAGGCAGAAGCTCAATGA
- the LOC120109751 gene encoding pentatricopeptide repeat-containing protein At4g31850, chloroplastic-like, which produces MSFKYNNLQHSAGLSLQKWGSGSALDILYGMTEKDCMPDLLSYNTVIYGLATEDRVNEALWLFHQMRKVCIPDFVTLCSILPSSLKMDRQKCFANHQRIYYAARMLREIGSPGKALMEGILGEAGYDQSVKFSELIATSGAYQNDYLLCPLIKFLCKHKKAVDAHKLFEKFKSYGISPTMEAYNLLSLDS; this is translated from the coding sequence ATGTCCTTCAAATACAATAACTTACAACACTCTGCTGGATTGTCTCTCCAAAAATGGGGAAGTGGATCTGCCTTGGACATTCTTTACGGGATGACAGAGAAGGACTGTATGCCTGACCTTTTATCTTACAACACTGTGATATATGGTTTAGCTACAGAAGATAGAGTTAATGAAGCATTGTGGCTCTTTCATCAGATGAGAAAAGTTTGCATACCTGATTTTGTAACTTTGTGCAGCATCCTTCCAAGTTCATTAAAAATGGACAGACAAAAATGCTTTGCAAATCACCAAAGAATATATTATGCAGCCCGAATGCTCAGAGAGATAGGTTCTCCTGGGAAAGCTCTAATGGAAGGGATATTAGGTGAAGCTGGATATGATCAGTCagttaaattttctgaattgatTGCTACAAGTGGTGCTTATCAAAATGACTACTTATTATGCCCTCTGATTAAGTTTCTCTGTAAGCATAAGAAAGCTGTTGATGCACACAAACTATTTGAGAAATTCAAGAGCTATGGAATATCACCAACCATGGAAGCATATAATCTCTTATCACTGGACTCCTAG